Genomic DNA from Candidatus Bathyarchaeia archaeon:
AATGAAAAACAGGTCAAAAAACAAGTGGGAGGGCACCAGAACTAGGGGTTCAAATCCCACCCCCCGCACTCAACCTCGTGACTAGCGCCTAAATTCTCGGTTTTTCCATTTTTTCTGCAAAGATGCAGCTAATTTTCCGCAAGTCATAAAAAATGAGGGGAAACTTAGTATAAAAATGGTGGAGAGATTATTAGTGAAAGTAATTGTTGTTTATGAGTCAAAGTATGGTAACACCAAACTTGTAGCGGAGACAGTCATAGAGGGCCTAAAAGAAGTTGGGGGGGATAGAAGCTTCCCTTAGTGAACTTAAAGAAATAGACCTAGACAAAATCCCCAACTATGGCGTAATTTTGCTTGGTTCCCCAAATCACATGGGCGGACCAACAAGGGGCATTAAAAGCTTTATCGATAAGCTCGGCAAGTTGCAACTTGAAGATAAAAAAAAGTTCGCAGTTTTCGACACGTATATGGGAAAAGACTTCGAAAAGGCAGTAAAAAAGATGGAGAAACGAATAAGTGAAAAGGCTCCGGGATTAAAACAGATAGTTCCTGGCTTATCAATAAAGTCTTGGGAATGAAAGGCCCCATCGCGGAGGGCGAATTTCAAAAATGCAAGGAATTTGGAAAAAAGATAGCAACTCAAATCGGGTTGATGGCGGAGTATGGTTAAGAAAGAAATTCATAGCTCAGGAAAACCGACCAAACCAAAAGCACAACCTTTGTAGCGCTCTTATGGACACTTCAGCCCGCTGGAAGATTTGTCTTGTGACACCTTAGCACAATTACGCCTGAGGGTCTCTTAGATGTGGAAGTTGCTCTAGTGATTATTCAGGCTATAAATGCGATGTCTTTGTGTTGAGGACGTGGAGGTTCATAGCTGCTGCTGGATTACTGTTGATGAGAAAATGGAGGTTCTGGGCAAGAGTCTTGTCAGTATTTTAACAACTTTTTGACATATGGGGAGTAACCATCCAATTCACCGCTACCATGGGCTTTGTGGTGCCAGCAATATCGCTTTTTGTACTTCTTGCTAAAAAGTCTCAACTACAAGAGAGGACGAGATAGCTAAAGCCATCTGCGACGCAGATTTTCTTTTATTATCGTAGTTTATTTGCTACATATGGAGCTAATAGAATAGTTAGCAGAACGAGGCTCCAGATTCTTCCTTCAAATAGATTGTAGTCCGCAAGAAGTTCCCCCCACGGATTTCCAAAAACATAATGCCCGGCAATGAATTCAAACGCAATTGTTGAGATCGGCTATATAGCACCCGTAGAGAATGCCTTAAAATCGCTGAGTTCAAGGTTGCTAATTCTTAAAATTGCATAAGTCGCGACAAGAACAACTGCCATAAATGCTATCGAACTTATTTGATGAGCAGCTAAATCACCGACCACTGGTTTGTATACTTTGTTCCGTATTACCGCATTGATTATTGCAAGAACCATAAAAAGCAACCATGCTCCAATTGTCACAATAACGAATTTTAAATTCATATTCTCAACATGCCAGCGAGGCACATAAAAATCCTACGCTAAAGACACGTCAGAAATCATATGCTCGTGTTTAAATTCTCGGAATTTAAACCTAACCCCCGTACCATCGCGTGTTCGGTCGTGGACACTATAAAGTGGCTTATGGAGGGCTGAGGAACCTGGCTGTAGAAGTCAAGAAGAACAATTAGAAGATTTATTGAGCATCTCTAAGCCGAGAGTTCTATGGAAGGGCCCAAGAAACGGAAGCGCGCTCCAAATCCTAAACAACTACGCCAAGATTTCCCGTAATGTTTCTCGACCTGGCAATAAGCTTTGTAAATTTAAGGATGAGCTTAGCAGACCCTGTGAGGAGGCATTATAGAGCGGAGAAGATGAACCAGACCCCGAAGCCTATGAGGAGGAGTGCACAAAAACCAAAGATCATCCTACAGGTCCTCCGACTCCAAAGCCGCTTCGACTTGAAGACGATGACAGAGAGGAATAAATACCAAGAGAAGTCGCAGAGCCAATGGATTATAGCGAAAAGTAGGAAACCTATCAGACCGAAAGCTGCTGAACTCATGATCAAGGCGGCCCCGACTGTAGCCCACCAAAGGAAGAAGTAAGGGTTCGCTCCTGTAGTAGCCGCCCCAACAGTCAGCGAGCCGTAGCGCACCTGTAGACCCCCTAACGGAAGCTCTCCCTTAAATCGGAGCATCTTCACCCCCATGAAGACCAGCATCCCACCGCCTACCAGCCCCACAGCCGCTTTCACGAGGCTTGAAGCGAAAAACTGGGCTAACCCTAGATATATTAAGACCATCAAGGGGAACTCAACAGCCCCATGGCCTAGGGCGACCAAGGCTCCAGCATTTCTATCCGCGTACCCCCTTGCAACTGTCGCGGCGAAGACAGGCCCAGGCATCACCACACCCGAGAGCGAGATGAAGACAACTGAGGCGAGAAACAAGTACAAGTTGTGTAGGACCTCCAAATTCTTCAGCCTTGACAGTATGGCTTAATTCTTTCTAGTTCTCTCAGAATTCTCGCCAGTCTCACTTTTGAGATTTTTGTCCTCTGCATTAGATCCTCCAGCGGGACGGTTTGGAGATCCTTTAGTAGCATGATACCAGCTCTCGAAAGCTTCTCAAGCGAATCCCTATTTACGGAGTTTAGGATTGTGACTGGATAAAGGCTCTTCTCCTCGATGAGTTTTTCCAACCCTCCTTCAGGGGGGTATCTCCAAGCTATTAGCCGCAAACCTCTGCACTCACAATAACTCCCAGCTTCTAACGACACCTTAGTGTTAGTTACGAGCCATGCGCCGTCTAAATGTTCGCAGATTCCTTTCTCAGAGCCTTACCTCAAGTCTAAGAGACGGGCATGAGTGTACAACGCTTCCTTCAAACCTGTATAGATTCCTCTAGAGTTATGATACTTGAACTCGACCATATACCTCTTCATACCGTGAGGCAGATCCTCCTCAACGATTACGTCAACCTCATGGTCAACGCACGCCCCCTCAGAACCACTCCAATCTTGGTTCGATACCCATAATGTCTCAGAATCTCGCCGATGTAAACCTCAAAAGGGAAACCTGACGGCCCCAGACGCATGATTGCATCCTTAAGCCTGAACCTGACAGCCGAGCTGTATTTGTATTTCTCCAGAATATGGTAGATTCGCCTGTAAATCTCTCTCGTGCTTATGCCATCATACACAAAATCTGAGACTCTCTCGACAATCTCCTCCACTGCCTCTAGCGGAGCCCCCGCCCTCAGGCATGCCTCTCTCACCTTATTGAGGTCAAGAGGCTCAATCTTGCCAGAAGCCTTAACCACGCGGATTACCATCTCTTAACCGCTGTCCCCAGAGTTTATGTGACTTCTCTAATTTACTCTCTTCGGTTGGTTTTGGTTTAGCTTAGACTTCTTTTCCAGCTTCAGAAAGGGGCAGATTCGATCTTTGGCTTTGGATGTTAGTATGGAGAAATTTTGTCGTTTTGATTTTCCCGAGTAGCCAAGCTGTTTTGGTTTGTTAGAAACATCGGATAGCCCCCGGTTGCCACATGTTTTGGGCAAGCTAAATTCCACTCATTGC
This window encodes:
- a CDS encoding LysE family transporter, coding for MEVLHNLYLFLASVVFISLSGVVMPGPVFAATVARGYADRNAGALVALGHGAVEFPLMVLIYLGLAQFFASSLVKAAVGLVGGGMLVFMGVKMLRFKGELPLGGLQVRYGSLTVGAATTGANPYFFLWWATVGAALIMSSAAFGLIGFLLFAIIHWLCDFSWYLFLSVIVFKSKRLWSRRTCRMIFGFCALLLIGFGVWFIFSAL
- a CDS encoding ATP cone domain-containing protein — encoded protein: MVIRVVKASGKIEPLDLNKVREACLRAGAPLEAVEEIVERVSDFVYDGISTREIYRRIYHILEKYKYSSAVRFRLKDAIMRLGPSGFPFEVYIGEILRHYGYRTKIGVVLRGRALTMRLT